A part of Pungitius pungitius chromosome 15, fPunPun2.1, whole genome shotgun sequence genomic DNA contains:
- the czib gene encoding CXXC motif containing zinc binding protein — protein MVKFGLQFKATLENVTNVRPSGDDFRWFLKLKCGNCGEIPDKWQYVNLEESVPLKGGRSSASMVQKCKLCSRENSIDILGDTIKPYNAEDSERFKTMVQFECRGLEPIDFQPQAGFSAQGAESGTQFPEINLQEKDWTDYDEKVKESVGIFEVTHQFIKC, from the exons ATGGTG AAATTCGGACTTCAGTTCAAAGCCACTCTGGAAAATGTCACTAATGTCAGACCATCGGGCGACGATTTCCGCTGGTTTCTGAAG CTGAAGTGTGGAAACTGTGGAGAGATCCCGGATAAATGGCAGTATGTAAACCTCGAG GAGAGTGTGCCACTaaaaggaggaagaagcagTGCCAGCATGGTGCAGAAGTGTAAACTTTGTTCCAGGGAAAATTCTATTG ATATCCTGGGAGACACAATCAAACCGTATAAT GCAGAGGACAGCGAACGCTTCAAGACAATGGTGCAGTTTGAGTGTCGGGGTCTGGAGCCCATTGACTTCCAACCTCAA GCTGGCTTCTCTGCACAAGGAGCAGAGTCTGGAACACAGTTTCCTGAAATTAACCTGCAAGAAAAA GACTGGACAGACTACGATGAGAAGGTCAAGGAGTCAGTGGGAATATTTGAGGTCACACACCAATTCATCAAGTGCTGA
- the scp2a gene encoding sterol carrier protein 2 isoform X1 yields MAPGKMNRVFVIGVGMTKFEKPGGNYDYPDMAKEAGQKALADAGVPYSAIEQACVGYVYGDSTCGQRAIYHSLGLTGIPIINVNNNCSTGSTALFMARQLVMGGLAECALALGFERMEKGSLSAKFMDRTNPMDKHMEVMINRYGMVAAPAAAQMFGNAGREHMEKYGTKPEHFAKIAWKNHKHSTNNPYSQFQDEYSLEQVINSRKVFDFLTLLQCCPTSDGAGAAVLASEAFVRKHHLEKQAVEIVAQEMVTDLASTFEEKSCIKMVGYDMSRAAAKKCYEASGLTPSDVDVVELHDCFSANELITYEALGLCAEGKAGELIDRGDNTYGGKFVVNPSGGLISKGHPLGATGLAQCAELCWQLRGQADRRQVPGAKVALQHNIGLGGAVVVALYRLGFPQQSSSRVGAVPTSSASGLEGFKAYPVFKEMEKRLQEEGEQLVKKIGGVFAFKVKDGPEGKEGTWVVDVKNGKGSVTTDPGKKADCTLSMSDQDLLELMTGKLNPQLAFFKGKLKVTGNMGLAMKLQNLQVTPGKAKL; encoded by the exons ATGGCACCTGGAAAGATGAACAGGGTGTTTGTCATCGGTGTGGGCATGACCAAG TTTGAGAAGCCTGGAGGCAACTATGATTATCCTGATATGGCCAAGGAAGCAG GTCAAAAGGCTCTAGCAGATGCAGGAGTCCCATATTCTGCCATTGAACAAGCCTGTGTAGGATACGTCTATG GGGACTCCACATGTGGGCAGAGGGCCATTTACCACAGCCTCGGCCTGACCGGGATCCCCATCATCAACGTCAACAACAACTGTTCCACAGGCTCTACGGCTCTCTTCATGGCTCGCCAACTGGTTATGGGAG GGCTTGCTGAATGTGCTCTTGCCCTCGGGTTCGAGAGGATGGAGAAGGGCTCTTTGTCTGCAAAG TTTATGGACAGGACCAATCCAATGGACAAGCACATGGAGGTGATGATCAACCGCTACGGGATGGtggcagctccagcagcagcacagatgtTCGGTAACGCCGGCAGGGAGCACATGGAGAAATATG GCACAAAACCGGAACACTTTGCCAAAATCGCCTGGAAAAACCACAAGCATTCCACCAACAACCC GTATTCTCAGTTCCAGGATGAGTACAGCCTGGAGCAGGTGATTAACTCCCGGAAAGTGTTTGACTTCCTCACTCTACTGCAGTGCTG CCCGACATCAGACGGCGCCGGAGCAGCAGTGTTGGCCAGCGAGGCCTTCGTCAGGAAACACCACCTGGAGAAGCAGGCGGTGGAGATCGTGGCCCAAGAGATGGTGACTGACCTCGCTTCCACGTTTGAAGAAAAGAGCTGCATTAAGATG GTGGGTTATGACATGTCACGGGCGGCGGCCAAAAAGTGTTACGAAGCTTCAGGTCTGACGCCCAGTGACGTCGATGTGGTTGAGCTGCACGACTGTTTCTCAGCCAACGAGCTCATCACGTACGAGGCTCTGGGGCTGTGTGCAGAGG GTAAAGCAGGAGAGCTGATTGACAGAGGGGACAACACGTATGGAGGCAAGTTTGTGGTCAACCCCAGTGGAGGTCTAATCTCTAAAGGACATCCTCTTGGTGCCACAG GTCTGGCCCAGTGTGCAGAGCTGTGCTGGCAGCTCCGCGGGCAGGCTGACAGGAGGCAGGTCCCGGGGGCAAAAGTGGCCTTGCAACACAACATTGGCTTAGGAGGCGCCGTCGTTGTTGCTCTCTACAGGCTGGGATTTCCTCAGCAGTCCAG TTCCCGCGTAGGTGCCGTTCCCACCAGCTCAGCCAGTGGTCTGGAGGGATTTAAGGCGTATCCTGTATTTAAAGAGATGGAAAAACGACTACAGGAG GAAGGAGAGCAGCTTGTCAAGAAGATTGGTGGAGTGTTTGCCTTTAAAGTGAAGGATGGACCAGAAGGGAAAGAGGGGACTTGGGTTGTCGATGTAAAAAATGGCAAAGGTTCCGTCACCACGGACCCAG GTAAAAAGGCAGACTGCACTTTATCCATGAGTGACCAGGATCTTCTGGAACTGATGACGGGGAAGTTGAACCCACAACTT GCATTCTTCAAAGGGAAACTGAAGGTCACTGGGAACATGGGCTTGGCCATGAAGCTGCAGAACCTGCAGGTTACTCCGGGGAAGGCCAAGCTGTGA
- the scp2a gene encoding sterol carrier protein 2 isoform X2 has protein sequence MAKEAGQKALADAGVPYSAIEQACVGYVYGDSTCGQRAIYHSLGLTGIPIINVNNNCSTGSTALFMARQLVMGGLAECALALGFERMEKGSLSAKFMDRTNPMDKHMEVMINRYGMVAAPAAAQMFGNAGREHMEKYGTKPEHFAKIAWKNHKHSTNNPYSQFQDEYSLEQVINSRKVFDFLTLLQCCPTSDGAGAAVLASEAFVRKHHLEKQAVEIVAQEMVTDLASTFEEKSCIKMVGYDMSRAAAKKCYEASGLTPSDVDVVELHDCFSANELITYEALGLCAEGKAGELIDRGDNTYGGKFVVNPSGGLISKGHPLGATGLAQCAELCWQLRGQADRRQVPGAKVALQHNIGLGGAVVVALYRLGFPQQSSSRVGAVPTSSASGLEGFKAYPVFKEMEKRLQEEGEQLVKKIGGVFAFKVKDGPEGKEGTWVVDVKNGKGSVTTDPGKKADCTLSMSDQDLLELMTGKLNPQLAFFKGKLKVTGNMGLAMKLQNLQVTPGKAKL, from the exons ATGGCCAAGGAAGCAG GTCAAAAGGCTCTAGCAGATGCAGGAGTCCCATATTCTGCCATTGAACAAGCCTGTGTAGGATACGTCTATG GGGACTCCACATGTGGGCAGAGGGCCATTTACCACAGCCTCGGCCTGACCGGGATCCCCATCATCAACGTCAACAACAACTGTTCCACAGGCTCTACGGCTCTCTTCATGGCTCGCCAACTGGTTATGGGAG GGCTTGCTGAATGTGCTCTTGCCCTCGGGTTCGAGAGGATGGAGAAGGGCTCTTTGTCTGCAAAG TTTATGGACAGGACCAATCCAATGGACAAGCACATGGAGGTGATGATCAACCGCTACGGGATGGtggcagctccagcagcagcacagatgtTCGGTAACGCCGGCAGGGAGCACATGGAGAAATATG GCACAAAACCGGAACACTTTGCCAAAATCGCCTGGAAAAACCACAAGCATTCCACCAACAACCC GTATTCTCAGTTCCAGGATGAGTACAGCCTGGAGCAGGTGATTAACTCCCGGAAAGTGTTTGACTTCCTCACTCTACTGCAGTGCTG CCCGACATCAGACGGCGCCGGAGCAGCAGTGTTGGCCAGCGAGGCCTTCGTCAGGAAACACCACCTGGAGAAGCAGGCGGTGGAGATCGTGGCCCAAGAGATGGTGACTGACCTCGCTTCCACGTTTGAAGAAAAGAGCTGCATTAAGATG GTGGGTTATGACATGTCACGGGCGGCGGCCAAAAAGTGTTACGAAGCTTCAGGTCTGACGCCCAGTGACGTCGATGTGGTTGAGCTGCACGACTGTTTCTCAGCCAACGAGCTCATCACGTACGAGGCTCTGGGGCTGTGTGCAGAGG GTAAAGCAGGAGAGCTGATTGACAGAGGGGACAACACGTATGGAGGCAAGTTTGTGGTCAACCCCAGTGGAGGTCTAATCTCTAAAGGACATCCTCTTGGTGCCACAG GTCTGGCCCAGTGTGCAGAGCTGTGCTGGCAGCTCCGCGGGCAGGCTGACAGGAGGCAGGTCCCGGGGGCAAAAGTGGCCTTGCAACACAACATTGGCTTAGGAGGCGCCGTCGTTGTTGCTCTCTACAGGCTGGGATTTCCTCAGCAGTCCAG TTCCCGCGTAGGTGCCGTTCCCACCAGCTCAGCCAGTGGTCTGGAGGGATTTAAGGCGTATCCTGTATTTAAAGAGATGGAAAAACGACTACAGGAG GAAGGAGAGCAGCTTGTCAAGAAGATTGGTGGAGTGTTTGCCTTTAAAGTGAAGGATGGACCAGAAGGGAAAGAGGGGACTTGGGTTGTCGATGTAAAAAATGGCAAAGGTTCCGTCACCACGGACCCAG GTAAAAAGGCAGACTGCACTTTATCCATGAGTGACCAGGATCTTCTGGAACTGATGACGGGGAAGTTGAACCCACAACTT GCATTCTTCAAAGGGAAACTGAAGGTCACTGGGAACATGGGCTTGGCCATGAAGCTGCAGAACCTGCAGGTTACTCCGGGGAAGGCCAAGCTGTGA
- the uck2b gene encoding uridine-cytidine kinase 2-B, whose amino-acid sequence MAGDSETHLRDRGESTDVIRQPFLIGVSGGTASGKSSVCEKIMELLGQNKIDHHQRQVVILSQDSFYKVLTAEQKAKAQKGQFNFDHPDAFDNELIKQTLRQILQGETVQIPVYDFVTHSRKVEFITVYPADVVLFEGILMFYSQEIRDLFQMKLFVDTDPDTRLSRRVLRDIGERGRELEQVLAQYITFVKPAFEEFCLPTKKYADVIIPRGADNLVAINLIVQHIQDILNGGPSKRHNGCTNGHSTPRQRRTSESSSRPH is encoded by the exons ATGGCCGGGGACAGCGAAACGCACCTAAGGGACCGCGGCGAAAGCACCGACGTTATTCGACAACCTTTCCTCATCGGTGTCTCCGGAGGCACCGCTAGCGGCAAG TCATCTGTGTGTGAGAAGATCATGGAGCTGCTGGGCCAAAACAAGATCGACCACCACCAGCGGCAGGTGGTGATCCTCAGCCAGGACAGCTTCTACAAGGTGCTAACTGCAGAACAAAAGGCCAAAGCACAGAAGGGCCAGTTCAACTTTGATCACCCAG aTGCCTTTGACAATGAGCTGATAAAGCAAACACTCAGGCAAATCCTGCAGGGCGAGACTGTCCAGATTCCGGTTTATGACTTTGTCACTCATTCCAG AAAAGTGGAGTTTATTACGGTGTATCCGGCAGATGTGGTCCTGTTTGAGGGCATCCTCATGTTCTACTCGCAGGAAATTCGAGATTTGTTCCAGATGAAGCTGTTTGTGGACACAGATCCAGATACGAGACTCTCGCGCAGAG TTCTTCGAGACATTGGTGAGCGTGGGAGAGAGCTGGAACAAGTGCTGGCTCAATACATCACTTTTGTGAAACCGGCCTTCGAGGAGTTCTGTTTACCA ACAAAGAAGTATGCAGATGTGATTATTCCACGAGGAGCAGATAACCTTG TGGCCATCAACTTGAtagtacagcacatccaagacaTTCTGAACGGCGGACCAAGCAAGCGTCACAACGGCTGCACCAACGGCCACAGTACCCCACGTCAGCGGCGGACCTCTGAGTCCAGCAGCCGGCCTCATTGA
- the aldh9a1b gene encoding 4-trimethylaminobutyraldehyde dehydrogenase B — MLQRLRGSLRWPAATPLVAAMRCLSSGSVDIKVPLNFWAGKRQASPDKCNKENVYEPATGRVLCLLDPCGATEVDQAVSAAMSAFGHWSKMSGMERARIMIEAAHIIERRREEIAVMEVVNNGKSITEARLDVDSGRLCIEYYAALASTLAGQHVQLPGGSFAYTRREPLGVCVGIGAWNYPFQIAAWKSAPALACGNSMVFKPSPVTPMTAVMLAEIYGEAGAPEGLLNVVQGGQETGSLLCHHPDVAKVSFTGSVPTGKKIMEMASKGVKPVTLELGGKSPLIIFQDSDLQNAVSGALMANFLSQGQVCSNGTRVFVQKDILPEFVEEVVKRTRAIEIGDPLLGSTRMGALVNRPHLEKVLSFVDQAKKEGATVLCGGEAFVPSDPKLRGGYYMTPCVLGDCTDAMTCVKEEIFGPVMSVLSFETEEEVLLRANDTTMGLAAGVFTRDVKRAHRVVEHLKAGSCFINNYNITLVEVPFGGFKMSGIGRENGQVTVEYYSQLKTVFVEMGDVDSLF, encoded by the exons ATGCTCCAGAGGCTGCGTGGGTCCCTGCGGTGGCCCGCTGCGACTCCTCTAGTGGCGGCGATGCGATGCCTCTCCTCGGGCTCCGTGGACATCAAGGTGCCGCTGAACTTCTGGGCTGGGAAGAGACAGGCGAGCCCCGATAAATGTAACAAGGAAAACGTCTACGAACCCGCAACAG GGCGAGTCTTGTGCCTTCTAGACCCGTGTGGTGCTACAGAGGTAGATCAGGCTGTGTCTGCCGCCATGTCAGCGTTTGGCCATTGGAGCAAAATGTCTGGGATGGAGAGGGCGAGGATCATGATAGAAGCTGCCCATATCATTGAG aggaggagagaggagatagCGGTAATGGAGGTGGTCAACAACGGGAAGTCCATCACAGAAGCCCGTCTGGATGTGGACTCTGGCAGACTGTGCATCGAGTACTATGCAGCCCTCGCCAGCACTCTAGCAG GCCAGCATGTCCAGTTGCCGGGGGGATCCTTTGCCTACACACGCAGGGAGcctctgggagtgtgtgtgggcaTCGGCGCTTGGAATTATCCTTTCCAGATCGCTGCCTGGAAATCCGCTCCGGCTCTGGCGTGTG GGAACTCCATGGTGTTCAAGCCGTCCCCAGTGACGCCCATGACGGCGGTCATGCTGGCAGAGATCTATGGCGAGGCCGGAGCCCCAGAGGGGCTGCTCAACGTGGTGCAGGGCGGCCAGGAGACCGGCAGCTTACTCTGCCACCACCCAGACGTGGCTAAGGTCTCCTTCACCGGGAGCGTCCCCACGGGCAAGAAG ATTATGGAGATGGCCTCCAAGGGGGTGAAACCTGTGACTCTGGAGCTCGGAGGGAAGTCCCCGCTGATCATCTTCCAGGACAGCGATCTGCAGAACGCTGTGAGCGGAGCTCTGATGGCCAACTTCCTGTCCCAAGGCCAG GTCTGCAGCAATGGTACACGGGTCTTCGTTCAGAAGGATATTCTGCCTGAGtttgtggaggaggtggtgaagaGGACACGAGCGATTGAGATAGGAGACCCGCTGTTGGGGAGCACACGAATGGGAGCACTGGTCAACCGCCCACACCTGGAAAAAGTCCTGTCCTTTGTTGACCAGGCAAAGAAAGAG GGAGCTACAGTGTTGTGCGGTGGGGAAGCTTTCGTTCCATCAGATCCCAAACTTCGAGGTGGATACTACATGACTCCATGTGTACTGG GTGACTGCACGGATGCGATGAcctgtgtgaaggaggagatcTTCGGCCCTGTCATGTCTGTGTTGTCCTTTGAAACAGAAGAGGAGGTGCTGCTGCGAGCCAATGACACCACCATGGGTCTGGCTGCGGGAGTTTTCACCAG GGATGTGAAGCGAGCTCATCGTGTGGTGGAACACCTTAAAGCTGGTTCCTGTTTCATCAACAACTACAACATCACTCTGGTGGAAGTGCCTTTTGGAGGCTTCAAAATGTCAG GCATAGGGCGCGAGAACGGCCAGGTGACGGTTGAATACTACTCCCAGCTCAAGACTGTGTTTGTGGAAATGGGAGACGTGGACAGCCTCTTTTAG